Proteins found in one Roseovarius pelagicus genomic segment:
- a CDS encoding helix-turn-helix domain-containing protein yields MKLRRFSRKIEVKEVEPKGFDSFELRLGDLMRGERATLGKSLLDVERELRIKASYVAAIENADPDAFDTPGFIPGYVRSYARYLGMDPDRAYAVFCAESGFSTAHGMSAAASSIRKADDPISRAQSKRGDDRLTSPSTPFVPATESLFSRIEPGAIGSVTVLVALIAAIGYGGWSVLNEVQRVQVAPVENTPNVLADLDPLEAAKPGQGTPTTLAGNFAAPEDDTLVRLYRPEALDVPVMVARDAPISTLDPSQIGTLTASMPQTPSQAANPGLTGIEAAVAAAINPGLVSPQVVAPPTPGVQMVAVRPAWVRVRAADGSVIFEGIMNAGDSYDVPETEVPPTLRVGESGAIYFRVDGQHYGPAGPRGSVTTNLALAAADLSGTLSVADLTQDSDLSRYVAELAQAPGQQ; encoded by the coding sequence ATGAAATTGCGTCGGTTTTCGCGCAAGATTGAAGTGAAAGAAGTCGAGCCAAAAGGCTTTGACAGCTTTGAACTGCGTCTTGGCGATCTGATGCGCGGTGAGCGCGCCACGCTGGGCAAATCCCTGCTGGATGTTGAGCGCGAACTGAGGATCAAGGCCAGCTACGTGGCCGCGATCGAAAATGCTGATCCCGATGCCTTTGACACCCCCGGTTTTATTCCCGGATATGTGCGTTCCTATGCGCGCTATCTCGGTATGGATCCGGATCGTGCCTATGCGGTGTTCTGTGCCGAGAGCGGATTTTCGACCGCGCATGGCATGTCGGCAGCGGCGTCGTCGATCCGCAAGGCTGATGACCCGATTTCCCGCGCCCAGTCGAAACGCGGTGATGATCGCCTGACATCGCCCAGCACGCCGTTCGTGCCCGCGACCGAAAGTTTGTTTTCAAGGATTGAGCCGGGCGCGATCGGATCGGTGACGGTTCTCGTCGCGTTGATTGCCGCGATTGGATATGGCGGCTGGAGTGTGCTGAACGAAGTGCAGCGCGTTCAGGTTGCCCCTGTCGAGAATACGCCGAATGTGCTGGCCGACCTAGATCCTCTGGAAGCGGCGAAGCCCGGACAGGGGACTCCGACGACGCTGGCAGGCAATTTTGCCGCGCCGGAAGATGACACATTGGTTCGACTGTATCGCCCCGAGGCGCTGGACGTGCCGGTAATGGTGGCGCGCGATGCGCCGATTTCCACACTGGACCCGAGCCAGATCGGGACGCTGACGGCGTCGATGCCGCAGACACCGTCGCAGGCCGCCAATCCGGGCCTAACGGGTATCGAGGCGGCCGTAGCGGCGGCGATCAATCCTGGTCTGGTCAGTCCGCAGGTTGTGGCACCACCGACACCCGGCGTGCAGATGGTGGCCGTGCGCCCGGCATGGGTGCGTGTGCGCGCGGCTGATGGCAGCGTCATTTTCGAAGGCATTATGAACGCGGGCGACAGCTATGATGTGCCCGAGACCGAAGTGCCGCCGACCCTGCGTGTGGGCGAATCCGGTGCGATCTATTTCCGCGTGGACGGGCAGCATTACGGACCTGCCGGGCCGCGTGGGTCTGTGACCACCAATCTGGCGCTGGCGGCAGCCGATCTGTCGGGAACATTGAGCGTTGCAGACCTGACGCAAGATTCTGACCTGTCGCGTTACGTCGCCGAGCTGGCACAGGCGCCGGGCCAGCAGTAA